One genomic segment of Acinetobacter sp. C26M includes these proteins:
- a CDS encoding outer membrane protein OmpK: protein MQLKQLAATCLLVSTAAFVQAKPIWQDFSLTGLYGENYEVVDEKQTTVTVEYAAKVKYADVFFFMDRMRGSDDNKSTYFELSPRLSLGEISGQKLALGPVKDVLISTTWESNSANGNNFDNFLYGVGFDLAIPYFQYANVNFYRANNENTADDYQMTIAYALPFKVSNEDFLVDGFLDWSTGEKDHASELNWTTQYKWNLGKHISPDTRLYLGVEHSVWNNKFGIKNRDENNVSALIKYHF from the coding sequence ATGCAATTGAAGCAACTTGCAGCAACATGTTTATTGGTATCTACAGCAGCTTTCGTTCAAGCGAAACCGATTTGGCAAGATTTCAGCTTGACCGGTTTGTATGGTGAAAACTACGAAGTTGTTGATGAAAAGCAAACAACTGTAACGGTTGAATATGCGGCAAAAGTAAAATATGCCGATGTATTCTTCTTTATGGACCGTATGCGTGGCAGCGATGACAATAAAAGTACTTATTTCGAACTTTCTCCGCGTTTAAGCTTAGGTGAAATTTCAGGTCAAAAACTTGCGCTTGGTCCAGTTAAAGATGTGTTGATCTCAACCACTTGGGAAAGTAACAGCGCTAATGGTAATAATTTTGACAACTTTTTATATGGTGTTGGTTTCGATCTTGCGATTCCATATTTCCAATATGCGAATGTGAACTTCTACCGCGCCAACAATGAAAATACAGCTGATGACTATCAAATGACCATTGCTTATGCTTTGCCATTTAAAGTATCAAACGAAGATTTCTTGGTGGATGGTTTCCTTGACTGGTCGACAGGCGAAAAAGATCACGCTAGTGAATTGAACTGGACCACACAATACAAGTGGAACTTAGGTAAACACATTTCACCAGACACTCGCCTCTATTTAGGTGTTGAGCATTCTGTTTGGAATAACAAATTTGGTATAAAAAACCGTGACGAAAACAACGTCAGTGCTTTGATCAAATACCACTTCTAA
- a CDS encoding HPF/RaiA family ribosome-associated protein: MNIEIRTDKNIQGSERLNSYVRAELTQEFQRYSERITHFSVHISDENGDKTGDHDKRCMIEARPAGMKPVAVTHKAANIDNSIHGAIDKLKRSLEHLYEKKEHHRGGLPEYVDVDDDVKVDDEA; the protein is encoded by the coding sequence ATGAATATTGAAATCCGTACAGATAAAAACATTCAAGGTAGTGAACGCTTAAACAGTTATGTTCGTGCAGAACTTACACAAGAATTCCAACGTTATAGCGAGCGTATTACACATTTTTCGGTTCATATTAGTGATGAAAATGGGGACAAAACGGGCGATCATGACAAACGATGTATGATTGAAGCTCGCCCAGCAGGAATGAAACCTGTCGCAGTAACGCATAAAGCAGCAAATATTGATAACTCGATTCATGGTGCGATTGATAAATTGAAACGTAGTTTGGAGCATCTTTATGAGAAAAAAGAGCACCATCGTGGTGGTTTACCTGAATATGTCGATGTAGATGACGATGTAAAAGTGGATGATGAAGCATAG
- a CDS encoding ankyrin repeat domain-containing protein, whose protein sequence is MLNKQQQALVQAIQQLDLDQVQSLLAEGLDPNFIDPEQGPPVSMICDGLFAWWERICEAYEAGKPFTEEEKQQQLKVYLDILDALIQAKANLHLWDAEEFYGPLWDAASSACVPVVQRLLDEKVDPNTRDEEGLTVLSSISQLFFDCEFDEIDWSESLPEERATLELLREHGAKMSKELSA, encoded by the coding sequence ATGTTAAATAAGCAGCAGCAGGCCTTGGTGCAAGCCATACAACAACTCGATTTGGACCAAGTGCAATCTTTACTTGCTGAAGGACTCGACCCGAATTTTATTGATCCTGAACAAGGGCCACCTGTGTCTATGATTTGCGATGGTTTGTTCGCATGGTGGGAACGAATTTGTGAAGCTTATGAAGCTGGTAAGCCTTTCACTGAAGAAGAAAAGCAACAACAGCTCAAAGTTTATTTAGATATTTTAGATGCATTGATCCAAGCCAAAGCAAATTTACATTTGTGGGATGCAGAAGAGTTCTATGGTCCGCTGTGGGATGCGGCGAGTTCTGCTTGCGTGCCTGTAGTGCAACGCTTACTGGATGAAAAAGTAGATCCAAATACCCGTGATGAAGAAGGTTTAACGGTTTTATCATCAATCAGCCAATTGTTCTTTGATTGCGAATTTGATGAAATTGATTGGTCGGAGTCATTACCAGAAGAGCGTGCAACACTGGAATTGCTACGTGAACATGGTGCAAAAATGTCAAAAGAGCTCAGCGCATAA
- a CDS encoding transporter, whose translation MKTLQTFSLIAASMITTSAFAADFSFDRPGAGMGTGITPVGRLAWEQSLPSVSYQEGKVDGVKDKTLTLNGDMLLRTGLADGLELQLGWQGPVWQQYKRAGSKKETNGLGDVSIGLKKAIDLKDDRLSMALLAEAIIATGNDEFTNHDDIYSLTSAVAYEFSDLIGTSITMRYEAQNSDWAVTAIPTIDYKIAGKLSGYSEFVYRKAESQDYEYGLGTGLIYALNNRTQLDASIGVDLNGDQKSYNGGFGVSVLF comes from the coding sequence ATGAAAACATTGCAAACATTCAGCTTAATTGCTGCATCAATGATAACCACAAGTGCTTTCGCGGCTGATTTTTCCTTTGACCGCCCAGGTGCGGGTATGGGTACAGGGATCACTCCTGTTGGACGGTTGGCATGGGAGCAAAGTTTACCGAGCGTGAGCTATCAAGAAGGCAAGGTTGATGGTGTCAAAGACAAGACTTTAACGCTGAATGGTGACATGTTATTGCGTACTGGTTTGGCAGATGGCTTGGAACTGCAATTAGGTTGGCAAGGTCCAGTGTGGCAGCAATACAAACGTGCAGGCAGCAAAAAAGAGACCAATGGTCTGGGCGATGTCAGCATTGGTTTGAAAAAAGCCATTGATCTAAAAGATGACCGCTTATCAATGGCTTTGTTAGCAGAAGCCATTATTGCAACGGGTAATGATGAATTCACCAATCATGATGATATCTATAGCCTCACTTCAGCTGTTGCATATGAATTTAGCGATCTGATTGGTACATCGATCACCATGCGTTATGAAGCACAGAACAGTGACTGGGCTGTGACCGCAATTCCAACGATTGACTATAAAATTGCAGGTAAATTATCTGGTTATTCAGAATTCGTTTACCGTAAAGCCGAGAGCCAAGACTACGAATATGGTCTCGGTACAGGTCTGATTTATGCCTTGAATAATCGCACGCAATTAGATGCAAGCATTGGCGTTGATCTCAATGGCGATCAGAAAAGTTATAACGGTGGCTTCGGCGTATCGGTTTTATTCTAA
- the dsbD gene encoding protein-disulfide reductase DsbD, with translation MQMSVQAGKPFPLMSYFLGTLLLLCGSLTYAQENSSAPLLSPEQAFAFTVESTTQNQARLHWSIQPNYYLYQHKFEVQQGNQPVSLSLPKAVEQYDENYGHSQVYYQQAEFSIPTQASQHYRVTWQGCAKDRICYPPQNIEFQTDADGLVSVQNVSANSQKSFLDVARSSNALNTQTVTSDEVQTEPTAKTSNSNNSDVMAQDQKWSSALEQHSLAYSILLFLGLGILLAFTPCSLPMLPILTSLIVRDNKGVKAWSIALTFVVSMALVYAVLGLIASAAGLNFQRWLQQPATLIAFSLLFVVFALNLFGLFELKLPQNWVNRLDQMQSSQKGGTLVGASVMGMISALLVGPCMTAPLAGVLLFISQTQSQWQGALLLFTLGFGMGIPLLLASVLGAKALPKAGDWMNQIKVIFAFLMLALSIYFIRPLLPELAIQILSLILGLAFIIYAAYRLFWQKSKLQWLYALLLILAIPALAFNQYQHFQSLSSVQADKLAEWHVAKTADEFQQILANAPKDHGIVIDVYADWCVACQPIEHRILKDAEVQQALSGYYLIKMDLSHYDASHQALLAQWDILGPPTYLFLDQQQQEIRSLRLTGAFQKAELLQQLALFKGKQ, from the coding sequence ATGCAAATGTCTGTTCAGGCTGGGAAACCTTTCCCGCTGATGAGTTACTTTCTTGGGACTTTATTGTTGTTATGTGGGTCTTTGACTTACGCTCAAGAGAATTCATCCGCACCATTGCTTAGCCCCGAACAGGCTTTTGCATTTACGGTTGAGTCGACTACACAGAATCAAGCACGATTGCATTGGTCGATTCAGCCGAATTACTACTTATATCAACATAAGTTTGAAGTACAACAGGGTAATCAACCTGTTAGCTTGAGTTTGCCTAAAGCGGTCGAGCAGTACGATGAAAACTATGGTCACAGCCAAGTTTATTATCAACAAGCTGAATTTAGTATTCCCACCCAAGCTTCGCAGCATTATCGTGTCACTTGGCAGGGCTGTGCCAAAGACCGAATTTGTTATCCTCCACAAAATATTGAATTTCAGACCGATGCAGATGGCCTGGTCAGTGTTCAGAATGTCAGTGCAAATTCACAAAAAAGTTTTCTAGATGTGGCGCGCTCATCCAATGCCTTAAATACTCAAACGGTAACAAGTGATGAGGTACAAACTGAGCCTACAGCAAAAACTTCAAATTCAAATAATTCAGATGTGATGGCGCAAGACCAAAAATGGTCAAGTGCGCTAGAACAGCATTCATTGGCTTATAGCATCTTACTCTTCTTAGGTTTAGGGATTTTATTGGCGTTCACGCCGTGTTCCTTACCGATGTTACCCATTCTGACCTCATTGATTGTGCGTGATAATAAAGGCGTCAAGGCATGGTCGATTGCACTGACTTTTGTCGTGAGTATGGCTTTGGTCTATGCGGTGTTAGGTCTAATTGCTTCAGCGGCAGGACTGAATTTTCAACGCTGGTTACAACAGCCTGCCACCTTGATTGCATTTAGCTTATTGTTTGTCGTGTTTGCACTTAATCTATTTGGTTTATTTGAGTTAAAACTGCCACAGAATTGGGTCAATCGACTAGATCAGATGCAATCCAGTCAAAAAGGCGGCACTTTGGTCGGGGCTAGTGTCATGGGCATGATCTCTGCACTGTTGGTTGGACCATGCATGACCGCGCCTTTGGCTGGAGTATTGCTATTCATTTCGCAAACACAGAGTCAGTGGCAAGGTGCACTGCTGCTGTTTACACTCGGTTTTGGAATGGGCATTCCGTTGCTGTTGGCCAGCGTTTTGGGGGCAAAAGCCTTACCCAAAGCAGGCGACTGGATGAACCAAATCAAGGTGATCTTTGCCTTTTTAATGCTGGCATTGAGCATTTACTTTATCCGTCCTTTGCTGCCAGAGTTAGCGATTCAAATTCTCAGCCTGATTCTTGGTTTGGCCTTTATTATTTATGCAGCGTATCGCTTGTTTTGGCAGAAAAGTAAGCTGCAATGGCTCTATGCACTGTTACTGATTTTAGCGATTCCAGCATTGGCCTTTAATCAATATCAGCATTTTCAAAGTCTCAGTTCGGTTCAGGCAGATAAGCTGGCCGAATGGCATGTGGCAAAAACAGCAGATGAATTCCAACAAATCCTCGCCAATGCACCTAAAGACCACGGCATTGTGATTGATGTCTATGCGGATTGGTGTGTGGCTTGTCAGCCGATTGAGCATCGTATTTTAAAAGATGCAGAAGTGCAGCAGGCTTTATCGGGGTATTATTTAATTAAAATGGATTTAAGCCATTATGATGCGTCACACCAAGCATTGTTAGCACAGTGGGATATTTTAGGACCACCGACTTATTTATTCTTAGATCAGCAACAACAAGAAATTCGTTCGCTACGCTTAACAGGTGCTTTTCAAAAAGCTGAGCTATTACAACAACTCGCTTTATTTAAAGGGAAACAATAA
- a CDS encoding glutathione S-transferase family protein, whose protein sequence is MYQLFIGNKNYSTWSMRPWILLKQAGIPFQEHWIQFDSFEPESEFKKEILKLNPTGKVPALVNGDLVVWDSLAICEYIAEQHPELDLWPQEKTLRARARCISAEMHSGFQSLRNLCPMNVEADLTHIGKQLWAEHAQLRADVARIDQIWSERPSEDSFLCGEFSIADAFYAPVVMRFECFKLPLSASGQAYAQKILSLASVQQWITEAKQEQMFVPFDEPYRQHREEFLRD, encoded by the coding sequence ATGTATCAACTCTTTATCGGCAATAAAAATTACTCCACGTGGTCGATGCGTCCGTGGATTTTATTAAAACAAGCAGGTATTCCATTTCAGGAACATTGGATTCAGTTTGATAGCTTTGAGCCTGAAAGTGAATTTAAAAAAGAAATTTTAAAACTCAATCCAACGGGTAAAGTTCCCGCGCTTGTGAATGGTGATCTAGTGGTCTGGGATAGCTTAGCGATTTGTGAGTATATCGCTGAGCAGCATCCTGAACTTGATTTGTGGCCACAAGAGAAAACATTGCGTGCTAGAGCACGTTGTATTAGTGCAGAAATGCACAGCGGCTTTCAAAGCCTACGCAATCTATGCCCGATGAATGTGGAAGCGGATCTCACTCATATTGGCAAACAGCTCTGGGCAGAACATGCACAGCTACGTGCCGATGTTGCCCGAATTGATCAGATTTGGTCAGAACGTCCAAGCGAAGACAGTTTCTTATGTGGTGAGTTTAGTATTGCCGATGCATTCTATGCACCTGTGGTGATGCGTTTTGAATGTTTTAAGCTACCGCTATCAGCATCAGGCCAAGCCTATGCGCAAAAGATCTTGTCTTTGGCATCGGTACAGCAATGGATTACCGAAGCCAAACAAGAGCAGATGTTTGTACCTTTTGATGAGCCTTATCGTCAGCATCGTGAAGAGTTTTTGAGAGACTAA
- a CDS encoding GGDEF domain-containing protein translates to MVKIRFNRSTDTNRWGFKLSWEHHIVVNWTILKKSILLLILAAFMSLFWISWDIFVLIHPQYAEWVNLGIIRSHLITSLITLTVMLLLIIPCHVFKDQAWAQNILPILSVQIFTAMLCHKGYLAGSFSPATMVGYVSVVGVGLVLFDRRMVYCALIPATLALLLCNYLSMIGVLTYAPLFNMQRLNEVPMHPFWVGSMVFFLLPILLACLFLFEILLTQWRTREMTIQILSRLDPLTNVLNRRSISSYLNKLHQHPHPLYSIILLDLDHFKTINDQYGHSMGDQVLIQVARCLASNLRDQDIIGRFGGEEFILLLPNTPTMQAQNVAERCRHAVSQLRFITEYKQEFSVSASFGISSSLSADEPHLIISQADQALYAVKAAGRNQVKIFTDLATG, encoded by the coding sequence ATGGTGAAGATTCGTTTTAATCGGTCAACTGACACAAATAGATGGGGCTTTAAGCTTTCTTGGGAACATCATATTGTAGTCAATTGGACCATACTTAAAAAAAGTATTTTATTGCTGATACTTGCAGCATTTATGAGCCTGTTCTGGATCAGTTGGGATATTTTTGTCCTGATACATCCACAGTATGCTGAATGGGTCAATCTTGGAATTATACGCTCACACTTAATCACCAGTCTGATTACGCTGACCGTAATGTTGCTGCTGATTATTCCTTGCCATGTGTTTAAGGATCAAGCTTGGGCACAAAATATTTTACCTATTCTCAGTGTGCAGATCTTTACCGCCATGCTATGCCATAAAGGCTATTTAGCAGGCAGTTTTAGCCCAGCCACTATGGTCGGTTATGTCAGTGTAGTCGGTGTGGGTTTAGTACTGTTTGATCGCAGGATGGTGTATTGCGCTTTGATTCCAGCAACACTGGCCTTACTACTATGCAACTACCTGAGCATGATTGGGGTGCTGACTTATGCGCCACTGTTTAATATGCAGCGCTTAAATGAAGTACCGATGCACCCATTCTGGGTCGGCAGTATGGTGTTCTTCTTATTACCGATTTTATTGGCGTGTTTATTTTTATTTGAGATTTTACTGACACAATGGCGAACTCGTGAAATGACCATTCAGATTCTCAGTCGCCTCGATCCACTGACCAATGTACTCAATCGACGTAGTATCAGTAGTTATTTAAATAAGTTGCATCAACACCCTCATCCACTCTATTCCATTATTCTGCTCGATCTCGACCATTTTAAAACAATTAATGATCAATATGGACATAGTATGGGCGATCAAGTGCTGATCCAAGTCGCACGATGCTTGGCAAGTAATCTACGTGACCAAGACATCATTGGCCGTTTTGGTGGAGAGGAGTTTATTTTATTACTACCCAATACGCCGACAATGCAAGCACAGAACGTGGCTGAGCGCTGTCGTCATGCGGTATCTCAACTGCGCTTTATTACAGAATATAAGCAGGAATTTAGTGTCAGTGCCAGCTTTGGGATTAGCAGTTCACTCAGTGCTGATGAACCACATCTGATCATCAGTCAGGCCGATCAAGCCCTGTATGCAGTCAAAGCCGCAGGACGTAATCAAGTTAAAATATTTACTGATCTGGCAACTGGCTAA